One window from the genome of Leishmania donovani BPK282A1 complete genome, chromosome 5 encodes:
- a CDS encoding paraflagellar rod component par4, putative — MATKKGKGKKATSAKAKADELRLIQLRTLEAEAEEFQRSENERRQHDEQEEHIAFLRDEQLRIMHQKDRRIEEVMQELTRVTSAMQNDKSSYESQIHQLSTLRDALLNEENLLKVEMEELHGILQQERGSHAAYAQQLRETLETERSLHQEERQHLRSQVCEATAGMEDSKRQLQLACELRESAEHEFKVKVRDLERELEKALTMNKALQDAVEGREIEDRKNVTLLQLLNVQLESDKRRYEEDLCEERERTSRTQEEVINLEAKLKETQRELDTFKEEARTARQSCVDELHECKLLTEQLKFDEKYLQSEMESMRAEHVAEVEKREAAQAAMQAELQQCRVELEASQRKNDELESLLVRKEREHFDKVTFLNAQVANGRTAIEQLQGKMEKERVKHGNELQRHNDTIQQSMQELERINSAESAQAREWHMYEQQLITDLDKFKETIRDLRTRMVAKDEAYEQLRELKEGEIERLRGILDAHFIPHRQNVEVPRESSRVDELFLVSEQLRALKKEMALKETAAKETERWLRARIAEQVEVIDSLQLDLKRTELSRNEGIRTLKDEVERLRKTLEVHCIPCS; from the coding sequence ATGGCGacgaaaaaaggaaagggaaagaaggCAACGTCTGCCAAGGCAAAGGCTGACGAGCTGCGTCTCATTCAGCTGCGTACCTTGGAGGCGGAAGCGGAGGAGTTTCAGCGGTCCGAAAATGAGCGTCGCCAGCATGATGAGCAAGAGGAGCACATAGCATTTCTGCGCgatgagcagctgcgcattATGCACCAAAAAGACCGTCGTATTGAGGAGGTCATGCAGGAGCTCACCCGTGTGACGTCGGCGATGCAGAACGACAAGAGCAGTTATGAAAGCCAAATTCATCAACTGAGCACGCTGCGCGATGCGCTTCTGAATGAGGAAAACCTCCTTAAggtggagatggaggagctgcatGGCAttctgcagcaggagcgcggGAGTCACGCAGCGTATGCGCAGCAGCTACGCGAAACATTGGAGACGGAGCGAAGTCTGCATCAGGAAGAAAGGCAGCACCTCCGGTCCCAGGTGTGCGAGGCAACGGCTGGCATGGAGGACAGCAAGCGGCAATTGCAACTTGCCTGCGAGTTGCGGGAATCAGCGGAGCACGAGTTCAAGGTGAAGGTGCGCGACCTGGAGAGGGAACTTGAAAAGGCGCTTACAATGAACAAGGCTCTACAGGATGCCGTGGAGGGGCGTGAGATCGAAGACCGCAAGAacgtgacgctgctgcagctgttgAATGTGCAGCTGGAGTCAGACAAGCGGCGGTATGAGGAAGACCTCTGCGAGGAGCGTGAGCGCACGAGCCGTACCCAAGAGGAGGTAATCAACCTTGAGGCGAAACTAAAGGAAACCCAGCGTGAACTGGACACCTTCAAGGAGGAAGCGCGGACAGCGCGGCAGTCGTGTGTGGACGAACTGCACGAGTGCAAGCTGCTCACGGAGCAGTTGAAGTTCGACGAAAAGTATCTGCAGAGTGAGATGGAGTCAATGCGTGCCGAGCACGTCGCCGAagtggagaagagagaggcggcccaggcggcgatgcaggcggagctgcagcagtgccggGTAGAGCTGGAGGCGTCGCAAAGGAAGAACGACGAGTTggagtcgctgctggtgcgcaaAGAGCGGGAGCACTTCGACAAGGTCACGTTTCTTAACGCGCAGGTCGCGAATGGTCGCACCGCTATTGAGCAACTGCAGGGCAAAATGGAGAAGGAACGGGTCAAGCACGGGaacgagctgcagcggcacaatGATACGATTCAGCAGTCCatgcaggagctggagcgaATCAACAGCGCTGAGAGCGCCCAAGCGAGGGAGTGGCATATGtacgagcagcagctgataACCGACCTGGATAAGTTCAAGGAGACCATCAGGGatctgcgcacgcgcatggtGGCGAAGGACGAGGCGTATGAGCAGCTACGAGAGCTGAAGGAGGGCGAGATCGAGCGGCTGCGGGGCATTCTAGACGCGCACTTCATCCCGCACCGCCAAAATGTGGAGGTGCCCCGCGAAAGCAGCCGAGTAGACGAGCTCTTTTTGGTGTCAGAGCAACTTCGGGCACTGAAGAAGGAGATGGCGCTGAAAGAGACGGCTGCGAAGGAGACGGAAAGGTGGCTGCGTGCACGCATTGCAGAGCAGGTCGAGGTGATTGACTCCCTCCAGCTTGACCTCAAGCGCACCGAGCTCTCCCGAAACGAGGGCATTCGTACACTAAAGGACGAAGTCGAGAGGCTGCGCAAGACACTCGAAGTCCACTGCATACCATGCTCGTAG
- a CDS encoding ras-like small GTPases, putative has translation MGWFSWVWDWLSYLGLSNKTGKLLFLGLDNAGKTTLLGKLATNQVHVHRPTFHPNSEDLTLGGIKLKTIDMGGHQQARRLWKDYFTKVDGVVFIVDAATPQRFPEAKSELDMLLQSEELAKTPFLILGNKIDMPGCTCSEGQLVMEMGLDGALTGKATPVTDPNVRPLEVYMCSVVKNVGYGDGFRWLSQYLKSS, from the coding sequence ATGGGCTGGTTTAGCTGGGTTTGGGACTGGCTGTCCTACTTGGGGCTGTCCAATAAAACAGGTAAACTTCTGTTTCTTGGGCTGGACAACGCCGGCAAAACCACCCTTCTTGGCAAGCTGGCAACGAATCAGGTCCACGTCCACCGCCCTACATTTCACCCTAACTCGGAGGACTTGACTCTGGGGGGCATCAAGCTCAAAACCATTGATATGGGTGGCCATCAGCAGGCGCGTCGGCTGTGGAAGGATTACTTCACGAAGGTCGACGGCGTCGTTTTCATCGTTGACGCAGCGACGCCACAACGTTTTCCAGAAGCAAAGAGCGAGCTTGAtatgctgctgcagtcggAAGAACTCGCCAAAACGCCGTTCCTGATTTTAGGTAACAAGATCGACATGCCGGGCTGCACATGCTCTGAGGGGCAACTTGTCATGGAGATGGGTCTGGATGGTGCACTCACGGGCAAGGCGACCCCAGTAACAGACCCCAATGTGCGTCCCTTGGAGGTGTACATGTGCAGCGTAGTCAAGAACGTCGGCTACGGTGACGGCTTCCGCTGGCTCTCACAGTATCTGAAGAGCTCGTAG